One Euphorbia lathyris chromosome 1, ddEupLath1.1, whole genome shotgun sequence DNA segment encodes these proteins:
- the LOC136222287 gene encoding origin of replication complex subunit 1A-like: MADTPKKFLQSPSKKRKQTPHTVDPPRRSTRRLSLKLDDSDEDWIFSKEAEADTDEDIDYEKENLKELRAKTSTAHDLAANLRKGQFFGLQKIGVKRIPEHVRCHKKTELEKAKATLLLATLPKSPPCRNKHVGLIAFSSLFSFIMVSDATHIFYREMEEISAFIKGAICDDQCLGRCLCIYGVPGTGKTMSVHAVLRNLKSEVDLGNMRPYSFVEVNGLKASAAENIYRVIYEALSGYMVGWKKALQLLNERFSEGKVLYNILDWPTRPHSQLIVIGIANTMDLPEKLLPRISSRMGIQRLCFGPYNYQQLQEIISSRLKGIDAFENQAIEFASRKVAAISGDVRRALEICRRAAEIADYRLKHLIPKADLTATGKGLVGMSEVEAAIQEMFQAPHIQVIKSCSRISKIFLTAMVYELYKTGMSETTFEKLAMTVSSLCTSNGEHFPGWDALLKVGCLLGESRIIVCESGARHMLQKLQLNFPSDDVAFALKGSKELSWLAKYL, from the exons ATGGCAGATACTCCAAAGAAATTCCTCCAATCCCCATCCAAGAAACGCAAACAAACCCCTCATACGGTGGACCCTCCTCGCCGATCCACTCGCCGCTTATCTCTTAAGCTCGATGACAGTGATGAAGATTGGATTTTTTCCAAGGAAGCAGAAGCTGATACAGATGAAGACATAGATTATGAAAAGGAAAATTTGAAAGAGTTACGAGCAAAAACATCAACAGCTCATGATTTGGCTGCT AACTTGCGAAAGGGCCAATTCTTTGGGCTTCAGAAGATAGGGGTTAAGAGAATTCCAGAGCATGTACGCTGTCACAAGAAGACTGAACTGGAGAAAGCAAAAGCAACACTTCTGCTGGCAACACTGCCCAAGTCTCCACCTTGCAGGAACAAGCATGTTGGCTTGATAGCattttctagtttgttttccttCATTATGGTTTCTGATGCAACACATATTTTCTATAGAGAAATGGAAGAGATAAGTGCATTTATTAAAGGTGCCATTTGTGATGATCAATGTCTGGGTCGTTGCCTTTGCATTTATGGTGTACCAGGAACTGGCAAG ACGATGAGTGTACATGCTGTATTGAGGAACCTGAAATCTGAAGTTGATTTAGGAAATATGAGACCATATTCTTTTGTGGAGGTTAATGGCCTAAAGGCATCAGCAGCAGAGAACATTTACAGG GTTATATATGAAGCATTAAGTGGATACATGGTTGGTTGGAAAAAGGCTCTCCAATTACTGAATGAGCGATTTTCGGAGGGAAAG GTGCTGTACAATATTCTTGATTGGCCTACTAGGCCACATTCACAATTGATTGTGATAG GAATCGCAAATACAATGGACCTTCCAGAAAAGTTGCTTCCTCGTATTTCAAGCCGTATGGGTATACAAAGGCTCTGCTTTGGTCCATATAATTATCAGCAGCTTCAAGAAATAATTTCAAGTCGCCTCAAAGGAATTGATGCATTTGAGAATCAAGCTATAGAATTTGCTTCAAGGAAG GTAGCAGCAATTTCAGGAGATGTGCGGCGTGCTTTGGAGATATGCAGGCGTGCTGCAGAAATTGCAGACTATCGTCTCAAGCATTTAATTCCCAAAGCTGATTTAACTGCTACAG GAAAAGGTCTTGTTGGTATGTCTGAGGTTGAGGCAGCTATTCAGGAAATGTTCCAGGCACCTCATATTCAA GTAATCAAAAGTTGTTCAAGGATCAGCAAAATTTTCTTGACAGCTATGGTGTATGAACTCTATAAAACAGGGATGAGCGAGACAACCTTCGAAAAG TTGGCAATGACTGTTTCATCTCTCTGCACAAGCAATGGCGAACACTTTCCTGGTTGGGACGCTCTCTTGAAAGTTGG ATGCTTGCTGGGTGAAAGCAGAATAATTGTATGCGAATCTGGAGCTAGACACATGCTGCAAAAGTTGCAGCTCAATTTTCCAAG TGATGACGTGGCTTTTGCACTGAAAGGAAGCAAAGAGTTATCTTGGCTGGCCAAGTATTTATGA